The proteins below are encoded in one region of Pomacea canaliculata isolate SZHN2017 linkage group LG7, ASM307304v1, whole genome shotgun sequence:
- the LOC112567531 gene encoding perivitellin-2 31 kDa subunit-like — protein MLSLPAPEGRTENYRNISSSLVKKIHFIMERHASRVAFLLVVFALIECQAFTYTKLPRDENWPYSYVSIGPAGVWAVNRANNLFYRTGTYGDNPNMGSGWQFKVDGVNQVDVGRDTVAYINPAKREMFRIEGISKATPLGAAPYSWEWWTKYIGMSLKQDVRFSVRIDTDNKVQSLTWRTCWWASRVTNWCYSYDSWTESITTGGAGAWLTTSQLKYKTGTFGYPDTEGGAWITVDSSPFQHVSSGSGVVLAVRSNGELVQRTGITCTLPQGTGWSSMLNGMTRVDTYGTVAWAVDTAGDLYFINL, from the exons ATGTTAAG CTTGCCGGCACCAGAAGGAAGGACCGAAAACTATCGGAACATTTCAAG TTCTTTGGTGAAGAAAATACACTTCATCATGGAAAG ACACGCTTCTAGAGTGGCTTTTCTTCTAGTTGTTTTTGCGCTGATCGAGTGTCAAGCCTTCACCTATACCAAACTGCCGAGGGACGAGAACTGGCCCTACAGTTATGTGTCTATTGGACCGGCTGGCGTGTGGGCTGTCAACCGTGCAAACAATCTCTTCTACCGCACGGGAACCTACGGCGACAACCCCAACATGGGCTCTGGATGGCAGTTTAAGGTAGACGGGGTAAATCAGGTGGATGTAGGTAGGGACACAGTAGCCTATATCAATCCTGCTAAAAGAGAAATGTTTCGTATTGAAGGCATCAGTAAAGCCACCCCTCTCGGGGCTGCCCCGTACAGCTGGGAGTGGTGGACGAAATACATTGGCATGTCTCTGAAACAAGACGTCCGATTCTCTGTTCGTATCGATACCGACAACAAAGTTCAGAGTCTAACATGGCGAACATGCTGGTGGGCCAGCCGCGTAACCAACTGGTGTTACAGTTATGATAGCTGGACCGAAAGTATTACCACTGGTGGCGCTGGCGCCTGGCTCACCACCAGCCAGTTGAAATATAAAACTGGAACCTTTGGCTACCCTGACACCGAGGGAGGAGCGTGGATCACAGTTGACTCGAGTCCGTTCCAACATGTCTCATCCGGCAGCGGGGTGGTGCTGGCCGTCCGTTCTAACGGGGAACTGGTGCAGCGCACAGGCATCACGTGCACCTTGCCACAGGGCACCGGCTGGTCCAGCATGTTAAACGGCATGACTCGGGTGGACACCTATGGGACCGTCGCCTGGGCCGTCGACACTGCCGGTGACCTGTACTTCATCAACCTGTAG
- the LOC112568977 gene encoding perivitellin-2 67 kDa subunit-like → MSQLRWSLVSQLLVLIVVCCLSHSVEAKVCSKVVPGLDKLRSGVDLTKLDLLPLSEFGDNGFRSAVVDYTCDSGETKIVDGETYEVPDQMDSVTIESSGQQSSNAQIIKSESQIKDALAVSVGVGVETGKVGFSASSSYAKMQESITKRNRAVTQVSAMYSTCSGSLSPNVKLGQSALTQLNKLPTTFAANPSGYFDFISTYGTHFFNKGRLGGMFVFRSETDMSYFQSKTDEQVEANVKATFVSVLSVQTGVKTDKSKEVSEFEEASSITSKFYGGKTNLAAGGLSAWQPTVAKVPYFMSGTLRTISSLITDPARKAAMELAVKNYFLQAKAADLDRMTYIRLNSWTDGQTELNNLLTQTTNLKKKTVFTDADEKLLQSIEDQVRVPEWFSERGTFCFKSLAAGSPDQCNGQAASNLCAEPNRYTQRYWDKTYLGDTGCKLGWKISASESPDWFKSVKVNFRWYSVWSPCACGPVGTPFTLSASAGSWTQDYLDVTNSKYGECMMQWRIEVPQTAPVWARNINFCVDITCNNVKECVQANRWTQPYLDVSDRGACGMSWGLKIN, encoded by the exons ATGTCTCAACTGAGATGGTCATTAGTGTCACAGCTACTCGTGctgattgtcgtctgctgcctgaGTCACTCAGTGGAAGCTAAAGTTTGTTCAAAGGTTGTCCCGGGGCTGGACAAGCTGAGATCAGGCGTAGACCTTACCAAG CTGGACCTTCTTCCTTTGTCAGAATTTGGAGACAACGGATTTAGAAGTGCTGTGGTCGACTACACTTGTGACAGTGGAGAAACGAAGATAGTTGATGGA GAAACGTATGAAGTCCCTGACCAGATGGACAGCGTGACCATTGAGTCGTCAGGGCAACAGAGTTCCAATGCTCAGATAATTAAAAGTGAAAGTCAGATCAAAGACGCGCTTGCTGTCAGTGTCGGGGTCGGTGTGGAGACAGGAAAGGTCGGCTTCTCCGCAAGCTCGTCGTACGCCAAGATGCAG GAGTCCATCACAAAAAGAAACCGTGCGGTTACCCAGGTGTCCGCTATGTACAGCACGTGCTCAGGCAGCCTGTCGCCTAATGTTAAACTTGGACAAAGTGCACTGACACAACTTAACAAACTTCCCACAACCTTTGCTGCTAATCCCTCAGGTTACTTCGACTTCATCAGCACGTATGGCACTCACTTCTTTAATAAGGGCAGACTAGGAGGGATGTTTGTCTTTAGGTCTGAAACAGACATGTCATACTTCCAGAGCAAGACTGATGAACAGGTAGAGGCCAATGTCAAAGCCACGTTTGTCAGCGTCCTCTCCGTACAAACGGGAGTCAAAACAGACAAGAGCAAAGAAGTGTCTGAATTTGAAGAAGCATCGTCGATTACTTCTAA ATTTTATGGTGGTAAAACCAATCTGGCTGCGGGTGGTCTGAGTGCGTGGCAGCCGACTGTAGCCAAGGTGCCATACTTCATGTCAGGGACACTGAGGACTATCAGCAGTTTGATCAC AGACCCTGCTAGGAAAGCAGCTATGGAACTCGCCGTGAAGAACTACTTTCTGCAAGCGAAGGCCGCCGATCTTGACCGAATGACGTACATCCGTTTGAACTCCTGGACAGACGGTCAAACAGAATTAAACAATCTATTGACGCAAACGACAAACCTCAAAAAGAAGACTGTATTCACTGATGCAGATGAAAAGCTGTTACAGTCCATCGAGGATCAA GTTCGCGTTCCGGAATGGTTTTCAGAACGAGGCACCTTCTGCTTCAAATCTCTTGCAGCGGGATCTCCAGATCAGTGCAATGGTCAGGCAGCCAGTAACCTGTGCGCTGAGCCAAACCGTTACACCCAACGGTACTGGGACAAGACCTACCTGGGCGACACCGGGTGCAAGCTGGGCTGGAAGATATCGGCAAGCGAGAGTCCAGACTGGTTCAAGTCTGTCAAG GTGAATTTCCGCTGGTATTCTGTGTGGTCTCCGTGTGCCTGTGGGCCTGTGGGCACACCCTTTACCCTCAGCGCCTCTGCTGGTTCCTGGACACAAGACTATCTTGACGTGACCAACTCAAAGTACGGCGAGTGCATGATGCAGTGGAGGATCGAGGTGCCCCAAACCGCCCCTGTCTGGGCCAGGAACATCAATTTCTGCGTTGACATCACGTGCAACAATGTGAAAGAATGCGTGCAGGCCAACAGATGGACACAACCCTACCTTGATGTCTCTGACAGAGGAGCTTGTGGCATGAGCTGGGGCTTAAAGATAAATTAA
- the LOC112567530 gene encoding LOW QUALITY PROTEIN: perivitellin-2 31 kDa subunit-like (The sequence of the model RefSeq protein was modified relative to this genomic sequence to represent the inferred CDS: inserted 1 base in 1 codon): MKLATPEGRTENYLNISSSLVKKVHFIMERHASTVAFLLVVFALIECQAFTSVKLPRDENWPYSYVSIGPAGVWAVNRANKLFYRTGTYGDNPNMGSGWQFKVDGXNQVDVGRDTVAFINPSRTEMFRIEGISKANPLGASPYSWEWWTIYIGMSLRQDARFSVRIDTDNKVQTLTWRSCWWASRVTNWCYSYDSWTESITTGGAGAWLTTSQLKYKTGTYGNPDTEGGAWILVDSSPFQHVSSGSGVVLAVRSNGELVQRTGITCSLPQGTGWSSMLKSMTRVDTYGTVAWAVDTAGDLYFINL; encoded by the exons ATGAAGCTTGCGACACCAGAAGGAAGGACCGAAAACTATCTGAACATTTCAAG TTCTCTGGTGAAGAAAGTACACTTCATCATGGaaag ACACGCTTCTACAGTGGCTTTTCTTCTAGTTGTTTTTGCGCTGATCGAGTGCCAAGCCTTCACCTCCGTGAAACTTCCGAGGGACGAGAACTGGCCCTACAGTTATGTGTCTATTGGACCGGCTGGCGTGTGGGCTGTCAACCGTGCAAACAAGCTCTTCTACCGCACAGGAACCTACGGCGACAACCCCAACATGGGCTCTGGATGGCAGTTTAAGGTAGACG TAAATCAGGTTGATGTAGGTAGGGATACAGTAGCCTTTATTAATCCTAGTCGAACAGAAATGTTTCGTATTGAAGGCATCAGTAAAGCCAACCCTCTTGGGGCTTCCCCGTACAGCTGGGAGTGGTGGACGATATACATTGGCATGTCTCTGAGACAAGACGCCCGATTCTCTGTTCGTATCGATACCGACAACAAAGTTCAGACTCTAACATGGCGATCATGCTGGTGGGCTAGCCGCGTAACCAACTGGTGTTACAGTTATGATAGCTGGACCGAAAGTATTACCACTGGTGGCGCTGGCGCCTGGCTCACCACCAGCCAGTTGAAATATAAAACTGGAACCTACGGCAACCCTGACACCGAGGGAGGAGCGTGGATCTTGGTGGACTCGAGTCCGTTCCAGCATGTCTCATCCGGCAGCGGGGTGGTGCTGGCCGTCCGTTCTAACGGGGAACTGGTGCAGCGCACAGGCATCACGTGCAGCTTGCCACAGGGCACTGGCTGGTCCAGCATGTTAAAAAGCATGACTCGGGTGGACACCTATGGGACCGTCGCCTGGGCCGTCGACACTGCTGGTGACTTGTACTTCATCAACCTGTAG
- the LOC112568976 gene encoding perivitellin-2 67 kDa subunit-like encodes MSQLRWSLVSQLLVLIVVCCLSHSVEAKVCSKVVPGLDKLRSGVDLTKLDLLPLSEFGDNGFRSAVVDYTCDSGETKIVDGTAYEVPDQMDSVTIESSGQQSSNAQIIKSESQIKDALAVSVGVGVETGKVGFSASSSYSKMQESITKRNRAITQVSAMYSTCSGSLSPNVKLGQSALIQLNKLPTTFAADPQGYFGFIDTYGTHFFNKGKLGGMFVFTSETDMSYFQSKTDEQVEANVKATFLSTLSVQTGVKTDKSKEVSEFEEASSITSKFFGGQTNLAAGGLSVWQPTIAKLPYFMSGTLRTISSLITDPARKAAMETAVKNYFLQAKAADLDRMTYIRLNTWTDGQTELNNLLTQTSNLKKKTVFTDADEKLLQSIEDQVRVPAWFSERGTFCFKSIANGNIDQCNGQAASNLCAEPNRYTQRYWDKTYLGDTGCKLGWKISASESPDWFKSVKVNFRWYSVWSPCACGPVGTPFTLSASAGSWTQDYLDVTNPKFGECMMQWRIEVPTTAPVWARNINFCVDITCNNVKECVQANRWTQPYLDVSGRGACGMSWGLKIN; translated from the exons ATGTCTCAACTGAGATGGTCATTAGTGTCACAGCTACTCGTGctgattgtcgtctgctgcctgaGTCACTCTGTGGAAGCTAAAGTTTGTTCAAAGGTTGTCCCGGGGCTGGACAAGCTGAGGTCTGGCGTAGACCTCACCAAG CTGGACCTTCTTCCTTTGTCAGAATTTGGAGACAACGGATTTAGAAGCGCTGTGGTCGACTACACTTGTGACAGTGGAGAAACGAAGATAGTTGATGGA ACAGCGTATGAAGTCCCTGACCAGATGGACAGCGTGACCATTGAGTCGTCAGGGCAACAGAGTTCCAATGCTCAGATAATTAAAAGTGAAAGTCAGATCAAAGACGCGCTTGCTGTCAGTGTCGGGGTCGGTGTGGAGACAGGAAAGGTCGGCTTCTCCGCAAGCTCGTCCTACTCCAAGATGCAG GAGTCCATCACAAAAAGAAACCGCGCGATTACCCAGGTGTCCGCTATGTACAGCACGTGCTCAGGCAGCCTGTCGCCTAATGTTAAACTTGGACAAAGTGCACTGATACAACTTAACAAACTTCCCACAACCTTTGCTGCTGACCCACAAGGTTACTTCGGCTTCATCGACACGTATGGTACTCACTTCTTTAACAAGGGCAAACTTGGAGGGATGTTTGTCTTTACGTCTGAAACAGACATGTCATACTTCCAGAGCAAGACAGATGAACAGGTAGAGGCCAATGTCAAAGCCACGTTTCTCAGCACCCTCTCCGTACAAACGGGAGTCAAAACAGACAAGAGCAAAGAAGTATCTGAATTTGAAGAAGCATCGTCGATTACTTCTAA ATTTTTTGGTGGTCAAACCAATCTGGCTGCGGGTGGTCTGAGTGTGTGGCAGCCGACTATTGCAAAGCTGCCATACTTCATGTCAGGGACACTGAGGACTATCAGCAGTTTGATCAC AGACCCTGCCAGGAAAGCAGCTATGGAAACCGCCGTGAAGAACTACTTTCTGCAAGCGAAGGCCGCCGATCTTGACCGAATGACGTACATCCGTTTGAACACCTGGACAGACGGTCAAACAGAATTAAACAATCTTTTGACGCAAACATCAAACCTCAAGAAGAAGACGGTATTTACTGATGCAGACGAAAAGCTGTTACAGTCTATCGAGGATCAA GTGCGCGTTCCAGCATGGTTTTCAGAACGAGGCACCTTCTGCTTTAAATCTATTGCAAATGGGAACATAGATCAGTGCAATGGTCAGGCAGCCAGTAACCTGTGCGCTGAGCCAAACCGTTACACTCAACGGTACTGGGACAAGACCTACCTGGGCGACACCGGGTGCAAGCTGGGCTGGAAGATATCGGCAAGCGAGAGTCCAGACTGGTTTAAGTCTGTCAAG GTGAATTTCCGCTGGTATTCAGTGTGGTCTCCGTGTGCCTGTGGGCCTGTGGGCACACCCTTCACCCTTAGCGCCTCTGCCGGTTCCTGGACACAAGACTATCTTGACGTGACCAACCCGAAATTCGGCGAGTGCATGATGCAGTGGAGGATCGAGGTGCCCACCACCGCCCCTGTTTGGGCCAGGAACATCAATTTCTGCGTTGACATCACGTGCAACAATGTGAAAGAATGCGTGCAGGCCAACAGATGGACACAGCCCTACCTTGATGTCTCTGGCAGAGGAGCTTGTGGCATGAGCTGGGGCTTAAAGATAAATTAG